A single genomic interval of Fibrobacter sp. UWB13 harbors:
- a CDS encoding DUF6803 family protein: MTKRIQHVLYSLYGSADEFRTWIDVVAIFSYILAGIPMILLALLNLKLLFRKVVEQKRTTYAILLLAAFLVLSHIAMIFGMVDPGIAGYKPKAKAVSEVQPPAHHMDSMHEGHHHHH; the protein is encoded by the coding sequence ATAACAAAAAGGATACAACATGTACTCTACTCACTATATGGATCTGCTGATGAATTCAGAACATGGATTGACGTCGTAGCCATATTCTCTTATATCCTTGCGGGCATCCCGATGATATTGCTTGCACTTTTGAACTTGAAACTTTTATTCCGCAAAGTTGTTGAGCAGAAAAGAACGACATACGCTATTCTTCTACTCGCCGCATTTCTCGTGCTATCTCACATTGCCATGATCTTCGGGATGGTTGACCCGGGAATTGCTGGCTACAAGCCCAAGGCGAAGGCAGTTTCCGAGGTTCAACCCCCTGCACACCACATGGATTCAATGCACGAAGGTCACCACCATCACCATTGA
- a CDS encoding dimethylsulfonioproprionate lyase family protein — protein sequence MKNVIHNLIEESQKFLFKRAKIDDKIGLEAANFAVRDIPKPIGKFEKNDSPLIRYIGEAIKHGNPETADLLKALEPALPYLPWKYNYEPRPDMPDLADQMGWGEILGPEAPYHDEHFCFGFTLLGKNTFYPSHLHPATELYVILSGHAIWTLDGISKVRGPGEFVLHPSNHIHSMQTEHEPMLALYTWSGKDVKTLSKYV from the coding sequence ATGAAAAATGTTATCCACAATTTAATTGAAGAATCCCAAAAGTTTCTTTTCAAGAGAGCCAAAATCGACGACAAAATCGGGCTTGAAGCCGCCAATTTTGCAGTCCGAGACATTCCAAAGCCAATTGGAAAATTTGAAAAAAACGACTCGCCGCTAATCCGCTACATTGGAGAAGCTATCAAGCACGGGAACCCTGAAACTGCAGATTTGCTAAAAGCTTTGGAGCCCGCCCTCCCCTATTTGCCGTGGAAATACAATTACGAGCCGCGCCCCGACATGCCTGATTTGGCCGATCAAATGGGATGGGGAGAAATTCTCGGTCCAGAAGCGCCCTATCACGACGAGCATTTTTGTTTCGGTTTTACGCTCCTAGGCAAAAACACCTTTTACCCCTCCCACTTGCACCCCGCCACAGAACTGTACGTCATTTTGTCCGGACACGCCATCTGGACATTAGACGGAATCTCAAAAGTACGCGGTCCTGGAGAGTTTGTACTGCACCCGTCCAATCACATTCACTCCATGCAAACCGAACACGAACCCATGCTCGCGCTCTACACGTGGAGCGGTAAAGACGTCAAAACGCTTTCAAAATATGTGTAA
- a CDS encoding 50S ribosomal protein L11 methyltransferase: MSIVVDVNKYLALNGATKHIKDYLSIEVADHAYLPKTEDIKSDWVAYIAAPAFKLIREKLGHDIDSFVSIGTGSGIDVLTGIELLGAKRVGFTDLQRSVVAAAAQNVRSNIKETSKIEFEFGNGDLLQPLQNGKRNYDVIYENLPNVPLANNTKIEDKRNSGHYLEKREEAIPEFVHEQMLDLHYLALKQARDYLAQNGAVYSTLGGRVPLSAFIKLGELAGLRSEIFTYSWKVQAEPEDVISGYAAQEKAGLGPFRFYRAEDLQKAFANISVKDSGKRAFEIEKTLDSVKLTATAAYEAFKKGEVIGHTVAVLKSSLK; encoded by the coding sequence ATGAGTATCGTTGTAGATGTCAATAAATACCTTGCATTAAATGGTGCGACAAAGCACATCAAAGATTACCTCTCTATTGAAGTTGCCGATCACGCCTACCTGCCGAAAACAGAAGACATTAAAAGCGACTGGGTCGCCTACATTGCAGCCCCCGCATTCAAGCTGATTCGCGAAAAATTGGGTCACGATATTGATTCATTCGTTTCCATCGGCACAGGCTCCGGCATTGACGTGTTGACCGGCATTGAACTTTTGGGAGCAAAGCGCGTAGGCTTCACGGATTTGCAAAGAAGCGTTGTCGCCGCCGCTGCACAGAACGTTCGAAGCAATATCAAAGAGACCTCCAAAATCGAATTTGAATTCGGCAACGGCGACCTTTTGCAACCGCTCCAAAACGGCAAGCGAAATTACGACGTGATTTACGAGAACCTCCCCAACGTGCCGCTCGCAAACAACACAAAGATTGAAGACAAACGCAATAGCGGCCATTACTTGGAAAAGCGCGAAGAAGCTATTCCCGAATTCGTTCACGAGCAAATGCTCGACTTGCATTACCTCGCACTCAAGCAGGCTCGCGATTATTTGGCACAAAACGGCGCCGTCTATTCCACGCTCGGCGGGCGCGTTCCACTCAGCGCATTCATCAAGCTTGGCGAACTCGCCGGACTCCGTTCTGAAATTTTCACGTATTCCTGGAAAGTCCAAGCCGAGCCGGAAGATGTGATTTCGGGATACGCCGCGCAAGAAAAAGCTGGCCTCGGCCCGTTCAGATTCTACCGCGCTGAAGACTTGCAAAAAGCATTCGCAAACATTTCTGTCAAGGATTCCGGCAAACGGGCTTTTGAAATTGAAAAAACTCTCGATTCCGTAAAGCTTACCGCAACCGCCGCATACGAAGCGTTCAAAAAAGGCGAAGTCATCGGCCATACCGTCGCCGTGTTAAAATCAAGTTTAAAATAG
- a CDS encoding O-acetylhomoserine aminocarboxypropyltransferase/cysteine synthase family protein yields the protein MTKNISKKKIESAKNTANVTDPSTWNFATKCLQAGWKPKIGEPRVLPIFQSTTYKYEDVDEVERLFALKQSGNKYTRTGNPTVAAFESKITELEGGVGAVATASGQAAVLLAISNLVKAGDHIVASKTIYGGSYTLLSVRLSKLGIETTFIDPEDSIAELRKAFRPNTKLIFGETIGNPALGILDFEKFSKLAKEFDVPFLVDNTLATPFLVKPLKLGANVVIHSATKYIDGHAVALGGVVIDGGNYNWENGKFPDLVEPDAQYANTSYTQKFGRAAFIAKARAQFLRDYGAALSPFNAFLLNLGLETLHLRMPQHSNNALALAEFLSKHPAVNWVSYPGLKSSPYFKRIRKYFDYQGGSGVLTFGLKGGRAAIRSFVKALKVAALVVHVGDARTSVLHPATSTHSQLSPKDRLAAGIPEDMIRVSVGIEDPRDIIADFEQAINASTKGGK from the coding sequence ATGACAAAGAATATATCAAAAAAGAAAATTGAATCTGCAAAGAATACCGCTAACGTTACCGATCCGAGCACATGGAATTTTGCAACAAAGTGTTTACAAGCAGGATGGAAACCAAAAATTGGCGAGCCGCGCGTGCTCCCGATTTTCCAGTCCACGACTTACAAGTACGAAGACGTTGACGAAGTGGAACGTCTCTTTGCGCTCAAGCAATCAGGCAACAAATACACCCGCACAGGGAACCCGACCGTAGCGGCATTCGAAAGCAAGATTACGGAACTCGAAGGCGGCGTGGGTGCCGTTGCAACCGCATCGGGGCAAGCCGCAGTCCTCCTTGCGATTTCAAACCTCGTGAAAGCAGGCGACCACATCGTTGCAAGCAAAACCATTTACGGCGGCAGCTACACATTACTCAGCGTAAGACTTTCCAAGCTCGGCATTGAAACGACATTCATCGACCCGGAAGATTCCATAGCAGAACTCCGCAAAGCATTCCGCCCCAACACCAAGCTCATTTTCGGCGAAACGATTGGCAACCCCGCCTTGGGCATTTTGGACTTTGAAAAGTTTTCCAAGCTCGCCAAGGAATTTGACGTTCCCTTCCTCGTTGATAATACACTCGCAACGCCATTCCTCGTGAAACCTTTGAAACTCGGCGCAAACGTTGTCATTCATTCGGCCACAAAGTACATCGACGGTCACGCCGTTGCGCTCGGCGGTGTCGTCATTGACGGTGGCAATTACAACTGGGAAAACGGTAAGTTCCCAGACCTCGTGGAACCGGATGCGCAATACGCAAACACCTCCTATACTCAAAAATTTGGACGTGCAGCATTTATCGCAAAGGCTCGTGCTCAATTCTTGCGCGATTATGGTGCCGCATTAAGCCCGTTCAACGCATTCCTTTTGAATTTGGGCCTTGAAACGCTCCATTTGCGAATGCCGCAACACAGCAACAACGCCCTCGCATTGGCAGAATTTTTGTCCAAGCACCCCGCCGTGAATTGGGTCAGCTATCCGGGACTCAAATCTAGCCCATATTTCAAGCGCATCCGCAAATACTTTGATTATCAAGGCGGCAGCGGCGTACTCACATTCGGCCTCAAAGGTGGCAGAGCAGCCATCCGCTCGTTTGTCAAAGCTTTGAAAGTCGCAGCCCTCGTCGTTCACGTTGGCGATGCACGCACAAGCGTTTTGCACCCGGCAACAAGCACCCATTCGCAGCTTTCGCCGAAGGACAGACTCGCCGCAGGCATCCCCGAAGATATGATCCGCGTATCCGTTGGCATCGAAGACCCGCGCGACATCATCGCTGACTTCGAACAAGCTATCAATGCAAGCACCAAAGGCGGTAAGTAA
- a CDS encoding hydrolase, producing MALSANITREGALELLKKYNKDPFHLEHGEIVENTMRYFARELGYGEDEEFWGIVGLLHDLDFELWPEQHCIKERELMQEAGLSEELIHATTSHGWSITVDVKPEHEMEKVLYAVDELTGLIGAVVLMRPSKSVQDLELKSVLKKYKSPKFAAGCSREVIERGANLLGWELNDLISRTIAALKTFRP from the coding sequence ATGGCATTATCAGCAAATATTACACGCGAAGGAGCGCTTGAACTCCTTAAGAAATACAATAAGGATCCGTTCCACCTTGAACATGGCGAAATCGTAGAAAATACGATGCGTTATTTTGCTCGTGAACTAGGTTACGGCGAAGACGAAGAATTCTGGGGAATTGTCGGTCTCTTGCACGATCTCGATTTTGAATTGTGGCCGGAACAGCATTGCATCAAGGAACGCGAATTGATGCAAGAGGCGGGCCTTTCGGAAGAGCTGATTCACGCGACAACGAGCCATGGCTGGTCTATCACGGTGGATGTCAAGCCAGAACATGAAATGGAAAAAGTGCTTTATGCCGTTGACGAACTCACGGGCTTGATTGGTGCGGTCGTTTTGATGCGCCCGTCCAAAAGCGTGCAGGATTTGGAACTGAAATCCGTCTTGAAAAAGTACAAGTCCCCGAAATTTGCGGCAGGCTGTTCCCGCGAAGTCATTGAGCGCGGCGCAAACTTGCTCGGCTGGGAATTAAACGACCTCATCTCCCGCACGATTGCTGCGCTGAAGACTTTCAGACCGTGA
- a CDS encoding ABC transporter ATP-binding protein yields the protein MYVELKNINKHFGNFKASDNVSFGIEKGKLIGLLGPSGSGKTTILRMIAGLENPDSGEIIIDGKVINNVPASKRGIGFVFQSYALFRYMTVFENIAFGLRVLKKSENEIKERVAELVKLIGLEGLENRYPSQLSGGQRQRVAFARALAPNPQLLLLDEPFAAIDAKVRQELRHWLKEMIAKLGVTSIFVTHDQDEAIEVADEIIITNKGRIDQIGKPLEVYSKPKTAFVASFFGQPSIFKDYNKFQSFDTIPNVDQAIVRPEFVKVTKKNEVQKFKNSAEEGVVTDVAFRGSGIEITVLVNGETLTARRSFDEPSISVGEKVDVFIYRLFVTVGNYAFLLENKSIREPIVVI from the coding sequence ATGTACGTAGAATTAAAAAACATCAACAAACACTTTGGCAATTTCAAGGCATCAGACAACGTTTCTTTCGGCATCGAAAAAGGCAAACTCATCGGCCTCCTGGGTCCGAGCGGCTCTGGAAAGACGACCATACTCCGCATGATTGCAGGACTTGAAAATCCCGATAGCGGAGAAATAATCATCGACGGGAAAGTCATCAACAACGTCCCCGCCAGTAAGCGTGGCATCGGCTTTGTATTCCAAAGCTATGCGCTGTTCCGCTACATGACCGTTTTCGAAAACATCGCATTTGGCCTTCGCGTGCTCAAGAAATCCGAAAACGAAATCAAGGAACGCGTCGCCGAACTGGTAAAGCTCATCGGCCTTGAAGGTCTCGAAAACCGCTACCCGAGCCAACTTTCGGGCGGCCAGCGCCAACGTGTCGCATTTGCACGCGCCCTCGCGCCAAATCCACAGTTACTTTTGCTTGACGAGCCATTTGCCGCCATCGATGCGAAAGTCCGCCAAGAACTGCGCCACTGGCTCAAGGAGATGATTGCAAAGCTCGGTGTCACAAGTATTTTCGTGACCCATGACCAGGACGAAGCCATCGAAGTCGCCGACGAAATCATCATCACAAACAAAGGACGCATCGATCAAATTGGCAAGCCTCTAGAAGTTTACAGCAAGCCCAAAACCGCTTTTGTAGCCTCGTTCTTTGGACAACCAAGCATTTTTAAAGATTACAACAAGTTCCAAAGCTTTGACACAATCCCGAATGTTGACCAAGCGATAGTCCGCCCTGAATTTGTCAAGGTCACCAAGAAAAACGAAGTTCAAAAATTCAAGAATTCTGCCGAAGAAGGTGTCGTGACAGACGTCGCATTCCGCGGGAGTGGCATCGAAATCACAGTACTCGTCAACGGAGAAACTCTTACCGCGCGCCGCTCTTTCGACGAGCCTAGTATTTCCGTTGGAGAAAAAGTCGATGTATTCATTTACCGTCTCTTTGTGACCGTAGGCAATTACGCGTTCTTACTTGAAAACAAATCTATTCGCGAACCAATCGTCGTCATTTAG
- the cysW gene encoding sulfate ABC transporter permease subunit CysW, protein MYKEKTSSKIVKWSLIGISIAFVILMLLLPLITVIAEAFKQGFDIYAKAVSDNYTIKAIWLTLEATLLAVIINTIFGLSAAWSLTKFHFKGKKILTTLIDLPVTVSPIIAGLIFLLTFGRQSPIYPLLQSWDIKIVFAVPGIVLATIFVTFPFISRELIPVLEARGNDEEEAAALMGAKGWTIFRKITFPHIKWAFLYGVVLCAARAMGEFGAVSVISGHLRGKTNTLPLHVEILFNEFQYVPAFAVSSILVMLAIAILIARSAIEYRGRKKI, encoded by the coding sequence ATGTACAAAGAAAAGACTTCTTCAAAGATTGTCAAATGGTCCTTGATTGGCATAAGCATCGCCTTTGTGATTCTCATGCTTTTGCTCCCGCTGATTACCGTTATCGCCGAAGCGTTCAAGCAGGGTTTCGACATTTACGCAAAGGCCGTGAGCGACAACTACACCATCAAAGCCATTTGGCTCACCCTCGAAGCGACTTTACTTGCGGTCATCATCAACACCATTTTCGGCTTGAGCGCAGCATGGTCACTCACCAAGTTCCATTTCAAAGGCAAAAAAATCCTTACGACATTGATAGACTTGCCGGTAACGGTTTCACCGATTATCGCAGGCCTTATCTTCTTGCTCACGTTCGGACGCCAAAGCCCCATTTACCCGCTATTGCAAAGTTGGGACATCAAGATAGTCTTTGCCGTACCTGGCATTGTTCTTGCAACGATTTTCGTCACATTTCCATTCATTTCGCGTGAATTGATTCCCGTTCTGGAAGCTCGCGGAAACGACGAAGAAGAGGCCGCCGCGCTGATGGGCGCTAAAGGCTGGACCATTTTCCGCAAAATCACATTTCCGCATATCAAATGGGCTTTTCTGTACGGCGTGGTGCTCTGCGCCGCCCGTGCCATGGGTGAATTCGGTGCTGTATCCGTGATTTCAGGGCATTTGCGCGGAAAGACAAATACGCTTCCCTTGCATGTAGAAATTCTCTTCAACGAATTCCAATACGTGCCCGCCTTTGCAGTTTCGTCAATTCTTGTGATGCTAGCCATCGCCATTTTGATTGCACGAAGCGCGATTGAATATAGAGGTCGAAAGAAAATATAA
- the cysT gene encoding sulfate ABC transporter permease subunit CysT: MKRTNRSVIPGFGLTTGITLAILGVVVLIPLASLVVFTAQMSFDEIIETITRDRVLSSFRVSFTTAFIASLINAVMGIVLAWVLVKYTFPLKRLIDGMIELPFALPTAVAGIALTALTADTGLVGGFFAKFGIKIAFTQIGITVALVFIGIPFVVRAVQPVLEKLDPAYEEAAGVLGASRSRIFWKVIFPEIVPAALTGFGLAFGRCLGEYGSVVFIAGNKPFETEIAPLIIMSELQEYDYASATTIALVMLVASFVTLFLVNLIQTRNTKILKGGA; encoded by the coding sequence ATGAAAAGAACAAATAGAAGTGTTATACCAGGTTTCGGCCTTACTACAGGCATCACGCTCGCCATTTTGGGCGTTGTCGTGCTCATTCCGCTCGCATCGCTTGTGGTGTTTACGGCGCAAATGAGTTTTGACGAAATTATAGAGACCATTACGCGCGACCGAGTGCTCTCTAGCTTTCGTGTGAGTTTTACAACTGCATTTATCGCATCGCTCATCAATGCAGTAATGGGCATCGTTCTTGCGTGGGTTCTTGTAAAATACACATTTCCACTCAAACGATTGATTGACGGAATGATCGAACTTCCATTTGCCTTGCCGACAGCTGTGGCGGGCATCGCTCTCACGGCACTCACAGCAGATACAGGCCTTGTGGGCGGATTCTTTGCAAAATTCGGCATCAAAATTGCCTTTACGCAAATCGGCATTACGGTTGCGCTCGTGTTTATCGGCATTCCATTTGTAGTACGTGCAGTGCAGCCCGTACTCGAGAAACTGGACCCTGCATACGAAGAAGCCGCAGGCGTGCTAGGCGCATCACGGAGCCGCATTTTCTGGAAAGTGATCTTCCCAGAGATCGTGCCAGCCGCATTGACGGGATTCGGGCTTGCGTTCGGGCGTTGCCTCGGTGAATATGGCAGCGTCGTTTTCATCGCAGGCAACAAGCCATTCGAAACAGAAATTGCACCGCTAATTATCATGTCAGAACTGCAGGAATACGATTACGCGAGTGCGACGACAATTGCGCTTGTCATGCTCGTAGCCTCGTTTGTAACGCTTTTCCTCGTGAACTTAATACAAACAAGAAATACCAAAATTCTGAAAGGAGGCGCTTAA
- a CDS encoding sulfate ABC transporter substrate-binding protein, with protein MNFKKITIASIALLSIAFTACSSSDSKTESTKQTLTNVSYDPTRELYANYNQVFAKHWKEKTGKDVEITQSHGGSGKQALEVANGLEADVVTLALEYDVNAVRDAGLIEDGWVKEFPLNSAPYTSTIVFLVRKGNPKNLKDWGDLVKDGIGVITPNPKTSGGARWNYLAAWAWAEKQYNGDEAKVKEFVKKLYKNVLVLASGARGSTTTFIENGQGDVLLAWENEAFLSLKDYPKDYEIVIPSVSILAEPSVAIVDKVVDKRGTRELATEYLNFLYSDEGQHIAAKNHYRPSNKAILDQYKEFDQNVNLIDISYFGGWDKAQKTHFSNGGIFDQIYEKK; from the coding sequence ATGAATTTCAAAAAAATTACTATAGCATCCATCGCTCTTCTCTCCATCGCTTTCACCGCCTGCTCTTCTTCGGACAGCAAGACCGAAAGCACAAAGCAAACCCTCACCAACGTGTCTTACGACCCGACGCGTGAGCTCTACGCCAACTACAACCAGGTCTTTGCTAAGCACTGGAAGGAAAAGACCGGCAAGGATGTGGAAATCACGCAGTCCCACGGCGGTTCCGGCAAGCAGGCTTTGGAAGTCGCCAACGGTCTCGAAGCAGACGTTGTAACACTAGCCCTCGAATACGACGTGAACGCTGTGCGCGATGCAGGCCTTATCGAAGATGGCTGGGTCAAGGAATTTCCGCTGAACAGCGCTCCTTACACCTCCACCATCGTCTTCCTCGTTCGCAAGGGTAACCCGAAGAATCTCAAGGACTGGGGCGACCTCGTCAAAGACGGCATCGGAGTCATCACGCCGAACCCGAAAACTTCTGGCGGCGCACGCTGGAACTATCTCGCCGCTTGGGCATGGGCCGAAAAGCAGTACAACGGCGACGAAGCCAAGGTCAAGGAATTCGTGAAGAAGCTCTACAAGAACGTGCTCGTACTCGCTTCTGGCGCTCGCGGCTCTACGACGACATTCATCGAAAACGGCCAGGGCGATGTTTTGCTCGCTTGGGAAAACGAAGCATTCCTCTCGCTCAAGGATTACCCCAAGGACTACGAAATCGTCATCCCCAGCGTGAGCATTTTGGCTGAACCGTCTGTTGCAATTGTAGACAAGGTTGTTGACAAGCGCGGCACCCGCGAACTTGCCACCGAATACCTGAACTTTCTCTACAGCGACGAAGGCCAGCACATTGCAGCTAAGAACCACTACCGTCCTTCCAACAAGGCCATTCTTGACCAGTACAAGGAATTTGACCAAAACGTGAACCTGATTGACATCAGCTACTTCGGCGGTTGGGACAAGGCTCAAAAAACGCACTTCTCCAACGGTGGCATTTTCGACCAGATTTACGAAAAGAAGTAA
- a CDS encoding sulfate adenylyltransferase subunit 1, translated as MKGLLKFITCGSVDDGKSTLIGHILYDSKLLYTDQEKALELDSKVGSRSGKIDYSLLLDGLMAEREQGITIDVAYRYFTTDHRSFIVADTPGHEEYTRNMAVGASFADLAVILVDASQGVLVQTRRHARICRLMGIRHFVFAVNKMDLVGYSEDVFNKIKVQIAELAQTHSLSNIQVIPLSATEGDNVTIKSKNIAWYQGPALLEYLENVDTSSSALEKGFYMPVQRVSRPDRTFRGFQGQIESGTVRVGDVIKSLPSYEKASVKSILYTNRNVKEAHAGEPVTITLDREVDVSRGCVLARDASIGSYKKIKASLLWMDDEPLSLGKDYLVKIGTKIIPGTLTKIDYAIDVNTGAHLETESISKNGIAVCELIFAEAIVVDLFEKHKTLGELILIDIITHATAACGVVEGLYEKQIQSNEKAAFVQGERHGRGEIFEEFFYDTSTLSVVKQQPVKQHYTVGDEIPTTGESYHYPDDFDIIILRDSIAVKVRGKHIAEITAADQYHYGNVPVINGRGFEIKVHSDEDVKQLLNEYEKAGIAGREEFFRKWASFNTYRKVVLH; from the coding sequence ATGAAAGGTTTATTGAAGTTTATTACTTGCGGTAGCGTTGACGACGGAAAATCAACCCTTATCGGTCATATTCTTTACGATTCCAAATTGCTTTACACCGATCAGGAAAAGGCTCTGGAATTAGACAGTAAAGTTGGTAGCCGCAGCGGTAAAATCGACTATTCACTTTTGCTCGACGGTCTCATGGCTGAACGCGAACAAGGTATCACTATCGACGTAGCGTATCGCTATTTCACGACGGATCACCGCAGCTTTATCGTGGCAGACACGCCGGGGCATGAAGAATACACACGCAACATGGCTGTGGGCGCATCATTTGCCGACCTCGCCGTGATTCTCGTGGACGCTTCGCAGGGAGTTCTCGTACAGACGCGCAGACACGCTCGCATTTGCAGACTGATGGGCATCCGCCACTTTGTCTTTGCCGTGAACAAGATGGATCTTGTGGGCTACAGCGAAGATGTATTCAACAAAATCAAGGTACAAATCGCAGAACTTGCACAGACTCATTCCCTGAGCAACATACAAGTTATTCCGCTTTCGGCAACAGAAGGCGACAACGTTACCATCAAATCGAAAAACATTGCATGGTATCAAGGTCCTGCATTACTTGAATACCTTGAAAATGTCGATACATCAAGCTCTGCACTAGAAAAGGGATTTTACATGCCCGTGCAGCGCGTGAGCCGCCCCGACCGTACATTCCGCGGATTCCAGGGGCAGATTGAATCAGGAACTGTTCGAGTCGGAGACGTCATCAAATCCCTCCCGAGTTACGAGAAAGCATCCGTCAAAAGCATTCTCTACACAAACAGGAATGTCAAAGAAGCCCACGCTGGCGAACCGGTCACGATTACGCTAGACCGTGAAGTTGACGTATCGAGAGGTTGCGTGCTCGCTAGAGATGCAAGCATCGGTAGCTACAAGAAAATCAAGGCGTCACTTTTGTGGATGGATGACGAGCCGCTTTCGCTAGGCAAAGACTACCTCGTCAAAATCGGGACAAAGATTATTCCTGGAACACTCACGAAAATCGACTATGCCATTGACGTGAACACAGGCGCACACTTAGAAACAGAAAGCATTTCCAAAAACGGGATTGCCGTCTGCGAACTTATTTTCGCCGAAGCCATTGTCGTTGATCTTTTTGAAAAGCACAAAACGCTTGGCGAGCTCATTCTCATTGACATCATAACGCATGCAACAGCCGCTTGCGGCGTTGTTGAAGGGCTCTACGAAAAGCAAATTCAATCCAACGAAAAGGCAGCCTTTGTGCAAGGCGAGCGCCATGGTCGCGGAGAAATTTTTGAAGAATTTTTCTACGACACATCAACGCTCTCTGTCGTAAAACAGCAACCCGTAAAGCAACACTACACGGTTGGCGACGAAATTCCCACCACAGGCGAAAGCTACCACTACCCCGACGATTTCGACATCATCATCTTGCGCGATAGTATCGCTGTCAAGGTGCGTGGCAAGCACATCGCCGAAATCACGGCCGCGGACCAGTACCATTACGGAAACGTTCCGGTCATCAACGGTCGCGGTTTTGAAATCAAGGTCCATTCCGATGAAGACGTTAAGCAGCTGCTTAACGAATACGAAAAAGCAGGTATCGCAGGTCGCGAAGAATTCTTCCGCAAGTGGGCTTCATTTAATACATATCGCAAAGTCGTATTACACTAA